The following is a genomic window from Streptomyces lincolnensis.
CCTGGTGGGTCAGGGACATTCAGCTGGGGCGCCGGGTCTCAGGTGTCGTGATCTCGGGTGCGGTCCAGCTGGCCAGGACCTGCAGGGCCTGCGCGGTTTCGGAGCCCGGTTCGACGTTGTAGACGCACAGGGTTTGTTCCGCGTCGCCGGGGGCCTGGAAGGACTCGTAGGAGAAGTGCAGGTCGCCGACGAGGTGGTGGTAGTAGTGCTTGGCTCCGTGGGTACGGCGCAGCACGCGGTGGTCGTTCCACCAGCCGGTGAACTCGGGGGACTGGAGGGTGAGTTCACCGACGAGGTCGGCGAGCTGTCGGTCGTGGGGGTAGCGGCCTGCCTCGAACCGGAGGATGGCCACCGTCTCCGCGGCGATCCGTTCCCAGTCGCCCACGCGCTCACGGGCCCGCGGGTCCAGGAGGTAGTAGCGGGCCAGATTGCGGCGGGTGGCGGGCAGGGCGTCGAAGTCGGTGAGGACGACCCTGGCGAGCCGGTTGGAGGCCAGCACGTCGGTGCGGCGGCCCAGGATGAAGGCCGGGACCTGGTCGAGGGTCTCCAGCATCAGGTGCAGCCCCGGCCGGACCTGCTGGGCCCTGGTCGGCGCGCGGCGTACGGTCCGGGTGCCGTGCCGCAGCAGGTCGGTGAAGTGTTCGCGTTCGGTCTCGTCAAGGCGCAGCGTGCGGGAGATCGCTTCGACGACCTCGGCGGAGGGGTTGCCCGCTCGCCCCTGCTCCAGACGCGTGTAGTACTCCGTGCTCACGCCGGCCAGGCGGGCCACCTCGTCCCTGCGCAGGCCCGGTACACGGCGTACGCGTCCGTCGGAGGGCAGTCCTGCGTCTTCCGGGGTGATGCCCGCGCGCCGTGAACGCAGAAAGTCAGAGATTTCCTTCGTCCCATCCATGGCTCAAGTGTGACCGCCTCGGCGGTGCCGTGCGGCTCCAGGGTGGTCCTGCCGATACCTGTTTCGGCAGGGCCAGTTATGGCGTCCTGAGAGGCCGGCGCGGGTGGTGTTCTGGATGTGCGGCCAGCAGTCGCCCACTGCGATCCAGCCCTCCCTCCTATCGCTTGGAAGGTACGCATCATGACCACGAACACCACCCCCCGCCCTCTGGCCGGTCGCGTCGCCGTCGTCACCGGCGCCTCCAGTGGCATCGGCGAGGCTTCCGCCGAGCAGCTGGCGTCCCTGGGCGCCCGCGTCGTCGTCCTGGCGCGGCGTGCCGACCGGCTGGCGGACCTGGTCTCCCGGATCGAGAAGGAGGGCGGCAGCGCGGTGGCGATTGCCGCCGACGTGACCGACGCCGTCGCGGTGCAACGCGCCGCCGACCGGGTGGAGGCAGAGTTCGGCGGTGCTGACCTGCTCCTGAACAATGCCGGAGTCATGCTTCCCGCTCCGGTCGAGGAACTGGCGACCGACCAGTGGAAGCAGCAGATCGACCTGAACATCACCGGCCTGATGAACGCGATCGGCGCCTTCACACCGCAGTTGGTCAAGGCCGCCGCCGAGCTCGGTGTGGCCGACCTGATCAACACTTCCTCGATCGCGGCGCAGAACATCTTCCCGAACTTCGCCGTCTACTCCGCCACAAAGGCGTACGTCACCCACCTCTCCCGTCACCTGCGGGTCGAGCTGGGCGCGAAGAACGTCCGCGTCTCGGCGCTCGAGCCGGGCATCGTCGGCACCGAGCTGCAGAGCCACGTCACCGACCAGGGCGCCCGGGACTGGCTGGCCGACTCCAAGGATGCGATGGAGTGGCTCACGGCGCAGGACGTCGCGGAAACCGTCGGCTTCATCGCCTCGCTGCCGCCGCGGGTGAACCTCCAGCAGGTCACCATCATGCCCACCGGCCAGGCTTCCTGACCGGCGCTTCACCGGTGGGCCCCGGCCGCGGGCAACGATCACTCGGCGAAGTCGGTGTAGCCACGATGGACAAGAAGTACGAAGGCGAAGTGATCGGGCGCTCGACCATCTTGTTCACCTCGGATGCTCTGCGGCCGGGCAGGCTCCTTCGACTTCGCGCACTCCACAACCACTTTGGGCGAGAGCCCGCAGGACGGTTCTTCGCCGTACCTGGGCAGGGTTGAGCCCTGGCCGGCCGAGAGGCGTCCGCTGATCATCGGTGACATGCCGTCGAAAGGACAGATCTCCGTGCGTATCCCCACCGTCTCCGTCGCCCTCACCCTCCTGCTCGTGGCCACCCCCGCCGCGGCCTCCACGCACACCGGAAATCCGGCTCCCACCCCGTCGGCCCAGGCTGCGGAACTCCGGAACGACGCCGGTATCGGCCTGCCGTCCCGGTATGTCGTCCCGGGCCCGCGGGCATACCCCGGCGGGCTGGCGTACGACCAGGTCACCGACCAGTTCTTCACCGGCAGCACGCAGGAGGGCACCCTCTACGTGGGCACGCCCGGCCGGGAGAGGATGCGGGTGTGGCTCCGGGGTGGCGTGCATGGCCGTACGACCACGTCGGGGATCATCTCCGACGACCAGGGCAGGCTCTACGTGGGCGGAGGCCCGACAAACCGGGTGTGGATCTACGACATCCGATCCCGCGGGCTCCTGGCCACGGTCTCCGGCGTGCCCGGTGGCTTCGTCAACGACATCAGCATCGCCGAGGACGGCACCGCCTACGCGACCGACTCGCTCGGTCACCTCATCTACCGGATCAGCGAGCGGGACGGGCGCTGGAGCATGCACCCCTGGCTCGACCTGGACGGCACTCCGGTGGAACACGTCGACGGGCACAACCTCAACGGCATCATCGCGGTCGACGGCGACAAACTGATAGCCGTGCACAGCCAGTCGGGCAAGCTGTACCGATTCGACCGGACCTCCAAGGAGATCCACCAGGTGGACCTCGGCGGCGCCTTCCTGTACGGCGGCGACGGCCTTGTCTGGCATGACGGGCGGCTCTACGTGGTCCGCGGCGGGCTCTCCCCGCAGAACCCGCAGCCGCAGGTCTCGGTGCTGCGGCCGGCCGAGGACTGGTCGGCGGCCGAGGTGGAGTCCGTGATCAGCTCGGACTTCCTGCATCCCAGCACCGCGCGAGTGGTACGTGGCCGGCTGCTGGTGGTCAACAGCCAGTACAACACCGGGCAGACCGGTGGTCAGCCGGAGCTCCCGTTCTCGATCTCGGCCATCCCGCTCGGCTGACGCCGCCCGCCGAGAGCCGCCCGTCGGGTCGGCGGGCGGCCGGCACGGGTACGTCTGCGACCTTGCCGAAGGCCTGCACATGGTCCTTCACCTCGTACGTCACCGACTTGACGTCGTCGGCGGGGACCGGGTAGCAGACGGACACCCGCTGTCTCCGCCGAGATGTTCCGGCCGCGTGCGGGGGCGTCCGCCGGATGAGGCTCCAGCCATGCCCTGCCGCTGGGTGCCGAGGCCGACAAGACCCGTGCCCGGCTGCTCATCAATTCCCTTACGCGGCCATCGGGCTGCGCCCTGAGCGTCGCGGAGCAAGGGCATGAAGCTGTACGGGCAGTGCCGGATCCCTGGGCCCCGGCATCAGCTCAAAGGGCACACCGGTCACCGAACCTGCCCGGAAAGGCGATACGTCAGCCCATGCCTGCCGTATCGAGCAGGGCGGCCACGGTGGGCACGACGAGCCCGGTCAGGTTGTCGGCGCCGATTCCCGCGCGGGCGCTGGCGCCGTCGAAGACCAGGATCAGCTGCCGGGCCAGCAGGTCGGGATCGCTCGCCCCGCCCTGTTCGGCCTCGGCGCGGAAGAAGGCTGTCAGGTTCGCCTTGATCCGGTGGGCAACCTGGCTCGCGGGGTGACTCCGGTCCTTCAGCTCGATCTGCACGGCCAGGTACCGGCAGCCCTGGAACTCAGGCGTATCCGCCTGCAGTTCCACGTGCTCGAAGACGTGCAGGATCCGCTCGCGGGGTGAACGGTCGTCGTCCGCCGAGGGCAGGGCCCCCGCCGCATAGGCGGAGGCGTGTTCCTCCAGGCTGGCTGCCAGCAGTTCGCCCTTGCTCTCGAACAGCTGGTACAGGGAGCGCTTGGACACTCCCGCCGCCTTGCACAGTGCCTCGACGCCGATGCCGACACCGTTTCGGTAGGTGAGCGTGGCTGTAGCCTCCAGCAGCCGCTCCCGGGGACTTTGCTTCGCCTTGGTGGTCACACCGTGAGGTTAACTCGATTCCACCTGAATGAAAACCGATCGGTTTACGAAGGTTCGCGGGGTGCCGGACGGGCTTCCCGTGCCCGGTCAGATGACGTTGACGGCGTCGAGGAAGCGGGCGGCGAGCTCGGTGTCGCCGGTGACCGTGACGTCGCTGTCACGCCAGGGCGACCGCCGTGTGCCCCAGTCGGGGAAGGTCAGCGCGGGGGCGGTGACGTGCGCGGCGACAGTGCCGTCGCACGGAGCCAGGGCGCCTGCTTTGTCGATCCACCAGGTACCGCCGCCGGGACCGGTGAGAGTCGGTGCGATGCGGGCGTCGAGCCCGGCGACCGGTGCCTGTGCGATCTCCCACCACCCCAACCACACCGTGCAGACCCGGGCCCTGCACTCCTACCTGCGCTGGCGCAACGCCAACGCCCGCCATCGCGACGTCCTGGCCGCCGAACGCAAGGAACGCGCCCGCATCCGCAGCGAGAAAGGCATCCGCTGGGGCGGACGCCCCCTCAAAACGGCGGCATGAACAACTGGGCGAACCTGTGCGGTCGCGGCACGATTATCGGACGCCAGGTCACGGCTGCTGGAATGCGACCTCAGGATGCGTGGCTTTGGGACCATCGAGGAGCGGCTGCGATATGCCCCGCAGGTGGAGGTCGAAGAAGGCTGAAACGTAGTCGCGGGTTATGTACCATCCGCGTTCTCCGGACAGCGGTATGGCAGGGTCCGACAGGCCCAACTGCCCGGCCAGATACGGCAGGTCCGTGAAGGAGAAGTGTTCAGCGCCGACCACGGTCAGCCAGCGTTTCCAGCCGTTCAGATGTTTCCACGCCTCAGGCCAGTCGGTCGACAGGCTGCTGGGGCTGTGCGTGGACTCGGCGCCGAGCATCATGAACGGGCGCCCGCCGAGCCCGGCCGCAGCAGGGAGCACAAAGAAGTCACCGTCCAGGTCAACCCCCGCCCGCACACGACGGTCGGCGGTCATGGTTGCCGCCGCGGTTGCACCCCCGATCGAATGCCCGCCGATTCCGATCCGGCTTGGGTCGATCACATGCGACAGCGCCCCGGCCTGTCGGCCCTTGGTCAACTCGCTGATCACGAAGGACATGTCTTTGACCCGGCCGCGCACGACGGCCGCCCGCTCCTCCTTGGTCTCGACCCGTTGACAGGCCACACAGGTCAGCGTCCGGCCCCCAGGGAAGGCCGTGCCGACGGATTCGTATGTGTGGTCCACCGAGGCGACGACGTAGCCCCTGCTCGCGAGATCGTCGGCGATCGAGGTGAGGGTGGTGCGCGGCATCGAGAAGCCCGGGGAGAGCAGCACCATGGGGAAATGCCCTGGCGCCGGACGAGCGCCCACGTGCGCATGGGTACGTGCCCCGGCTACCGTTTCGTGGGGCACGACGCCGTCGATTCCTCTCGCCGCCAAGAGGAGCTGCGCCTCCTCGTCTGTCATGTATGTCGCCGGTAATCCACTCGCCGAACGTGCTGGGTAGGAGACCGTCACCATCAGCTCCCGGTTACCGGCCGTCGGTACCCATGGGTCGGTGCGGTGCCGGTCGACCAAGTGCAGGGTGCGGCGGCCCACGGGGTACGGACCGGTGGGGGGCGGTAGTTCTAACCGGCTGCTGTACGGGACTTGGGGCGCAATCTGCGCGGCGTTGACGGACACGGCCGGTGCGGCGCTCAAGAGCGGCGCTGATAGGGCCAGGGTTAGCAGAGTGGTCACAACGGCTCTGCGTTGTCTGGGGATCATGCAGTCGAAGCTAGGCCCTGACTCTCTACAACTCGTCCGGCTCCAGGGGTACTTGGTCGTACCCCTGTCGGCGGATCCCGTCAGACTTCGGTATCACACAGATGTGGGCGGGCGGTCTACACCTTGGAGACGAGCCGGTGGCGACGTCACCGCCCATTCAACCGCCACGACCGCCAACCCGGTGAACCTATGCGGTCACAGCACCATACGAGAACAGGGCCGCATCGGTGGGCGGCACGGGTCGGTCGACCCAGGGGGTGGCGACCGAGTTTCGGCCAGCGGTACCCGTACTCGGGCGGCGGGCGTGCGTCTGACGACGTCGAGGAGCGTGGTGGCTCGCCGACCGGCGCGCTGGCACTCGGCCATCACCTTGGCGCGGCTCCAGTCCCGCCGTCGGTCGACGGAGTCCTCGTTCACTCGGTCAAGACTGGTGGCGAAGATCATGCGCAGCCCGGTGGGCGTGTGGAAGCTCCGCGCCGTCGCACCGATGTGGGCGACGACGTCGGCGATGCGCCATCCGGCTGCGGCGCTGGGCGCGGTCCATTCGTCGTCGGTGAGGCTGCTGGTGAAGTTCAGCATCTCGGCGCGTTCGGCGCGGAGGGCGGCGGCCATGTTCGGCAGGTCGGCGGGGGACAGGCGGTCGCTCATGTCGTTGTCTTCTCTGGCGGTGAGGCGGGGCGGCGGATCGCCTGCACGGCCGCGTCGTACAGGTCGAACTGGTCGACCTGTCCGCCCAGGCGCATCCACTCTTCTATTGCTGTCTGAAGGCAGGTGATCGCCGCGGCCGCGATCGCGCGCGCCTCCAGGGTGCGGTGGTCGGAGTCGGGCAGTCGCGGCTCGATGAGCGGTGCGAACAACTCCTGCCAGCGGGCCTGCTTCTCGGCGTGGCCGGCGCGCAGGGATTCATTGCCGAACAGCAGCGTGATGATCTCGAGCCGGCGCTCGGCCGTGACGTCGATCTCCTCAAGCGCCTGGAACGCGGCACGCAACGACGTCCACGGATCCTCGTCGGCCGGGCGCTCGGCGAGCCGCGCGGCGATCAGCTCCCCCTGCTCGGCCAGACCGTTGAGCGCGAGGTCTTCCTTGCTGCGGAAGTAGTTGAACAGGGTCCGTTTGGAGACACCCGCCGCGGCGGCGATCTCCTCGAGCGTCGTGTCGTCGTACCCCTTGGCGGCGAACAGTTCGAGGGCGGTCCGGGCGAGGAGCGCGCGAACCACCGAGCGGGTCTGCTCACGGAGAGGTGCGGGTTTCTGAGGCATGCACCGATGGTACATCTGTGCATCAGATGCATTTGTTTGCACTCAGTGCAAGTAGGTGCGTAAAGTGCATGCCATGAGCAAAATCGACTATCGCCGTCAGACCGTCATCGTCACCGGGGCGAGCTCCGGGCTCGGCGCGGAATTCGCGCGCCAGTTGGCCCGCCGAGGCGCGGATCTCGTACTCGTCGCCCGCCGAGCGGACCGGCTCAAGGACCTGGCCGACGAACTCACCCGCGCCCACGGCGTCACGGTGACCGTCGTCGCCCGCGACCTCGGCCTGCCCGACGCCGGCCGCACACTGCGCGCCGAACTCGAATCCCGCGGCATCCACGCCACCGGACTCGTCAACAACGCCGGCTTCGGCACCCACAACGCCCTCACCGACGAGGACCCGGACCGCCTGCAGAGCATGATCGCGCTGAACGTCAGCGCACTGGTCGACCTCAGCCGCGCCTACATCGACCCGCTGACCTCCACCGACACCGGCATCCTGATCAACGTCGCCAGCCTGCTGGGCTTCCAGCCGACCCCGTACCTCAGCGTCTACGGCGCCACCAAGGCCTTCGTCCTCAGCTTCACCGAATCGCTGTGGGAAGAGAACCGCGACACCGGCCTACGCGTCCTCGCCGTGTGCCCCGGCGCCACGAAGACCGAGTTCTTCGACGCCGCCGGCAGCCAGTCGGCCGACTACGGCACGAAGCGAGCCACCCCTGCCGACGTCGTCAAGACGGCCCTCGACACGCTCGACCGCCGCTCCGCGCCCCCGTCGGTGATCACCAACGGCCGCCCGCTCGCCCTCGCCAGCAAGTTCCTGCCGCGCCGCGTGACCGTCCGGTTCATGGGCCGCATCGCCCGCCGTTAACCGGCGCCACTCCTCCGTCCTGCCCCCTCAGACGGCGTGCCTCCGTAAGCGAGACCCGTTCGCCGCCCTCGGATTCGGGGAGCCGACGAAGGAACAGGGCCATGTGGCCGTTGGCACGGCACGGATAGCCTGCGCGAATGAAGCGGATCCAGCGGGCTGCCGGCGCGATCGTCGGTTCAGCGGTGGGTGACGCCCTGGGCGGCCCCTTCGAGTTCGGTCCCCAAGGAGCGTTCTCCACGCGGTTTCCCACGCCTGGTGGCGGGGGCGAGATGTGCGGAGGCGGTGGCTGGGACCCCGGCGAGGCCACTGACGACACGCAGATGGCCGTCCTGGTCGGGGAGTCGCTGTTGGAGCGGGGCGGGCTGGATCTGCCGGACATCTTCGCCCGCTTCCAGCGGTGGGCGGCAGCAGAACCGAAGGACATCGGCTTGCAGACCGAAGACGTCCTGACCAACGGCATGCCCTGGGACCTCGCCGCCGCCATCCATTTCCAGGTCAACCAACGAGCAGCGGGAAACGGCTCCTTGATGCGGGCATCGACCTCCGCGGTCCACTGCGCGGCCGCAGGCCGGGAAGCCACCATGGACGCGGCCCGCCGCATCGCCGCCCTCACCCACGGTGACCGCGCGGCCTGGGAAGGCACCGCGATCTTCCACGAACTCATCCGCCTCACGTTCGAGGACACCGACCCCCTCACCGCGCTCCCGGACATCCTGGCTCTTGTCCACCCCGACCATCGTGGCCGCTACGCCACCGTCCTCGCACCCGACTGGCACCCCGATCAGGCCACCGAGTTCAACGGCGCCGTCTGGCCCTGCCTCGGCTCCGCCGTCTGGGCCCTGCGCACCACCACCAGCTTCCAAGAGGCGATACGCGCGGCGATCGACCTCGGCGGTGACACGGACACCGTCGCCGCAGTGACCGGCGGCCTCGCGGGGGCGTACTACGGGCTGGATGCGATTCCCGCCCACTGGACCCAGCCGCTCCACGTACCCCTCCCGGGCTTTGACGGACGGGTACTGCACCTGGCAGATCTGCTCCACCTTGCACATCGCCTCGAAACCACTCACGCCGGTGATCTGCCAGCTGGCAGCCTGTGAGAGAGCCTCGATGTCCCGTGAGCCGACTCCGCCGAGCACCGGTCCCGGTCTCACGGCAGCTGCCTGCTCGTGGTGCTCGGTCGGGCCGAGATGACGTGCGCGGACAGGGGCGGGTCTGACAACACCGGCTCAAGCTGGGGCGGGCAGTTGGATCGAGGCGAGTTTGGCCGGGTCGATGACGATGCGGATGCCGGTGATCCGGCCTTCGGTGACGGTGAAGGCGATGATGGACAGAGGACTTCCGTCGGGGCGCCAGGACATGTGGCCGGGGACACCGTTGATCAGGACGGGCCGTTGGCGGGCCGCCTTGCCGGAGAACATGCGGGCGCCGGAGGCGACCTTGGTGGCGCCGAGGGTGACCACCTTGCCGTCGGGGGTGTCGACGGTCAGTTTCACGTTCGGGTCGAGGACGCGCAGGAGCGCTTCGAAGTCGCCACTGAGAGCAGCAGCGCTGAACGCCTGGACGACCTGTCGGTGCTCACGGCCAGGGCCCGCCGGCCGGTCCGTGGCTCGGACCTTGCGGCGGGCGCGGCTGGCGACCATCTTCGTGGCGTCGGCAGATTTGCCCAGGATCTGGCCTATTTCCTGGAACGGGACCGCGAACATGTCGTGCAGGACGAACGCCAGGCGTTCGCTCGGGGTGAGCGAGTCGAGCACGACGAGCAGGGCCAGGCCCACGGAGTCGGCCAACGCCACCTGCTCGTCCGGCGCGGGGTCGTCGTCCGGTGTTACTACGAGGTTCGCGAACTCTTGCTCGTAGGCGGTTTCGGGATGAGCTCGGCGGGATCTCAGAAGGTCCAGGCTGAGGCGGCCAACCACCGTGGTCAGCCACCCCGCCAGGTTGCCGATCGCCGCCTCGTCCTGGCGGGCGAGGCGCATCCAGGCTTCCTGGACCACGTCCTCGGCGTCGGCGTGCGAGCCCAGCACGCGGTACGCGACGGCGCGCAGCCGATCGCGCTGGGCTTCGAAGGCCTCGGCGACGAAGCCGGGCGGGTGGGTGGTCACGGCTTTCGCGGCTGACGGAGCGAGACCCGGTTGCCGTCCGGGTCCACCGCCTCGAGGCGGAGCCCGAACGGATACTCCTGCGGTTCGGACTCGTCGAAGGTGACACCGCGTCGGCGCATGACCTCGAAGTCCTTTCGCAAGTCGTCGGATTCGAGGATCAGCGGACCGGGCACGCCGACCGGCTGCCCCGCGCCCGCCGCCTGCGACCACAGGATGATCTGCACCGGGCTGTCGGGGACGCCGACAGTGAGGAAACGTCCCTCGGGCCCTGGGTAGTCGATCCGCTTTTCCAGGCCGAGTCCCTGGGTGTAGAACTCCAGCGCGCGGTCCTGATCGGTGACGTAGAGCGTCACGTACATGATGTTGGTGAGCATCCGGTTCTCGATTCACTCGTTGGTTCGATGACCGTTCGTATTCGGTCGTCACACCTATGACGAGCGCCGGCGGAAGAAGGTAACAGGGCCGGTCGGCCGGGCAGACGCCGGGCGCGTGAGGTGTGGCTCGGCAGCATGCGTGCAGGCCAGGCACATGGACTCACGAAGCCACTGCGTTGTGGGGGAACCTCACTTTGAGAGCTCTCGCGGGCGCCGGCGGCCGCCGAGTGCCAGGACCGTCATCGCCCCCGCGGCCCCCGCCGCAACGCCGAAGCCGCCGTGTGCACCGCCCGCGTCGACCACCCGTCCCGCGACCGCCGCGGCTGCTGCCGATCCTGCGGCGCTGGCAGAGTTGCCCCAGGTGAACGCCTGTGTGAGGACGGCGCGGGGCACCGACGACTGGGTGAGGACGGAGGTGAGGATCAGCAGGACCGGGACTGCGAGTCCGGTCAGGGCGAGGGTGGCGCCGATCGCGAGGGGCGCGTCGAGGACGGTCAGCGGGAGGCTCGCGAGGGTGAGGCAGGCCGCTGCTGCGGCCTGGTGGCGCCGGGGCGAACCGTTGTGACGCCATGCTCCGTAGGCCCAGCCGCCCACCAGATTGGTGCAGTTGGAGGAGAAGTAGAGAAGGGCTGCCGCGTCCGGTGTGCCGCGCCCGACGGCGTATGCGGCGACGGACACTTGCATGGCGCCGAAGAACACCCCGAGCGTGAGGCCGAGCGCGACCTGCCGCAGGAATGCGGGGCGGAGCAGGGCGCGTCCGGCGTGCCGGCGCTCCGCGTGGCCGGTGAGGGGTGGCATGGTGAGGCGCTGGGCGGCGAGGGCGAGCCCGCCGCCGACGACGAGTACGGCGGCGAGCAGCACCCCGGCATTCGGGTGGCCCGCCGCACCGAGGACGCTCACCAGGGCCGGGCCGGCCATGTAGGACCCGCCGTTGACGAGGGCCTCCAGGGCGAAGGCGGTGGGCAGCGCGGCACCCCGTTCGCCGGACAGCAGGGCGGACCAGCGAGCGGCGGACAGGGCACCGAGCTGGGGCAGCGTCGCCCCGACGAGCACTCCGGCGACGAGGTCCGGAACGGCGCCGGCGAGCAGCAGCGCCACGGCCCCGGCATGTGCGACCAGCGCGCAGGGGAGCACCCGCACCTGCCCGAACCGGTCGACAAGGCGCCCGAGTTGGGGCCCGGCGACAGCGTCCGCAACAGCGAACCCGCCGGTGACGAGACCCGCAGCGGCATACGATCCGGTGCGCGCGTGTACCAGCCAGACGATGCCGATGCCCGTCATGGCGATGCCCAGACGCCCGACAGCGGCGGGAAGGAAGAAGGCCGCGGCACCCGAAGTGCGCAGCAAAGTGCGGTAGTTCGCCGAAGCCGAAGGCACGGCGCATCCCTTTCGCCGCCCGGCGGGACGCGCCAACGGGGTCGCCGGCGTCCGGATGTGCCGACCTGTGGCTGCGCCTGAAGCCGTCCAGTTGGTGGCGTGGAGCGGGGACGCGCACCCCACGCCGACTCCATCACCGGGCAGATGTCATGCGGTAGTTGATGACCTCCTTGAGCGTAAAGGAATGGCGCGCAGATGGAGGGCAGAAGCGAACAGAGGAACGGCATCGGGCTTTGCGGAGAGCTCTCGGGTGCTCCGCACGCCGCGGTGGCACGCCTTTGCTGTGCGGGCCGGCAGCATGTTCGCCGGGGTCATGCTCCCAGCTCCTCCGTCACGGGCAGGCACTCGGCGAGTAGGTCGACGACGTCGCGCCAGGCTCGCCGCGCGTGCTGCGGGTGGTAGCCGACGCCGGGGACCGTGGGGTGGTCGACCGGCGGGTGGTGGAAGGCGTGCAAGGCGCCGCCGTAGACCGCGAGGCGCCAGTCGACGCCCGCGGCCTGCATCTCAGCGGCGAACGCGTTCCGTTGCGCGGGCGGCATGATCGGGTCTTCCGACCCGACCCCGGCCCACACCGGGCAGCGAATACGCGCCGCCTCGCCCGGTCGGCCCGTGGTCAGTGCGTTGACTGTGCCGATCGCGCGCAGGTTGACGCCGTCGCGCCCGAGTTCCAGCCCGACAGCGCCTCCGGTGCCGTAGCCGACGGCGGCGATCCGGTCGGGGTCGGTCCGCGGTTCGGTGCGCAACACGTCGAGCGCTGCATGGCCGATGCTCCGCATCCGGTCGGGATCGGAGAGCAGTGGCATGCAACGGGCCAGCATCTCCTCGGGGTCGCTCAAATAGCGCCCGCCGTGAAGGTCGAAGGCCAGCGCTATGTATCCCAGTTCGGCGAGAGCATCGGCCCGGCGGCGCTCGACGTCGCTGAGCCCCGTGCCCTCTGGTCCGAGCAGCACTGCGGGCCGGCGGTCGACACCGGCCGGGAGCGCGAGGTGCCCGATCATCGTCAGACCGTCGGCCGGGTACTCGACCGTACGCGTCGTAATCGTCGTCATGAGACTGGACTGTAGTGATCGTCGAGCCCGGTCCGGCCGCTGTTCTGCCGCAGGCAGAGCAGCGCGGACATCCCCCTGAAATACGGCGAGGGCTCACAGGAACCGTCACAAACCTCGTCCCCACGGCAGCTGTCCATCCAGGTGCCCTTTGACCCGTATCTCGGTCAGGCCTCCTACAACGTGTATTCCGCACTGTCCGCGGCCGGGCGTGCGTCCGGGATCGGCGCCGCCTCGATGCCGGCGGCAGCGCGGCTGGACCATTCCGGCGCGCGACGCCGGCGGGGGCGTCGGCGATACTGGGGGCGTGGAGTACGTGTCCAGAGTGCCGCGACCGCCGCTGGACGGGCTGATCGACGACCTCTATTACCTGGAGGGCGCGTCGCCGTACGCCCGGCTGACGCTGCCGCCGGCACCGTCGGCGTTGCTCATCGTCAACCTCGGGGCGCCGTTCCGTGTCCGCGCCGGCACCGACATCGAGACGGCCGAGTACGCCGACGGCTGCGTGGTCACCATGCCCACCCGCGCGTGGGAGTTCGGCTACCCACTCCGGACCCGGTCCGTCGGCGTGCACTTCAAGCCGTGGGGGCTGGCGCCGTTCCTGCCGATGCCCGCGGCCGAACTGTGTGACCGGCCGGTGACGCTGGAGCAGGTGTGGGGCCCGCCCGCCGTTGCTGAGCTGCGAGACCGGCTGGCCACGGCGGG
Proteins encoded in this region:
- a CDS encoding ADP-ribosylglycohydrolase family protein, translating into MKRIQRAAGAIVGSAVGDALGGPFEFGPQGAFSTRFPTPGGGGEMCGGGGWDPGEATDDTQMAVLVGESLLERGGLDLPDIFARFQRWAAAEPKDIGLQTEDVLTNGMPWDLAAAIHFQVNQRAAGNGSLMRASTSAVHCAAAGREATMDAARRIAALTHGDRAAWEGTAIFHELIRLTFEDTDPLTALPDILALVHPDHRGRYATVLAPDWHPDQATEFNGAVWPCLGSAVWALRTTTSFQEAIRAAIDLGGDTDTVAAVTGGLAGAYYGLDAIPAHWTQPLHVPLPGFDGRVLHLADLLHLAHRLETTHAGDLPAGSL
- a CDS encoding sigma-70 family RNA polymerase sigma factor; translation: MTTHPPGFVAEAFEAQRDRLRAVAYRVLGSHADAEDVVQEAWMRLARQDEAAIGNLAGWLTTVVGRLSLDLLRSRRAHPETAYEQEFANLVVTPDDDPAPDEQVALADSVGLALLVVLDSLTPSERLAFVLHDMFAVPFQEIGQILGKSADATKMVASRARRKVRATDRPAGPGREHRQVVQAFSAAALSGDFEALLRVLDPNVKLTVDTPDGKVVTLGATKVASGARMFSGKAARQRPVLINGVPGHMSWRPDGSPLSIIAFTVTEGRITGIRIVIDPAKLASIQLPAPA
- a CDS encoding VOC family protein, whose protein sequence is MYVTLYVTDQDRALEFYTQGLGLEKRIDYPGPEGRFLTVGVPDSPVQIILWSQAAGAGQPVGVPGPLILESDDLRKDFEVMRRRGVTFDESEPQEYPFGLRLEAVDPDGNRVSLRQPRKP
- a CDS encoding dienelactone hydrolase family protein, which encodes MTTITTRTVEYPADGLTMIGHLALPAGVDRRPAVLLGPEGTGLSDVERRRADALAELGYIALAFDLHGGRYLSDPEEMLARCMPLLSDPDRMRSIGHAALDVLRTEPRTDPDRIAAVGYGTGGAVGLELGRDGVNLRAIGTVNALTTGRPGEAARIRCPVWAGVGSEDPIMPPAQRNAFAAEMQAAGVDWRLAVYGGALHAFHHPPVDHPTVPGVGYHPQHARRAWRDVVDLLAECLPVTEELGA
- a CDS encoding MFS transporter; protein product: MPSASANYRTLLRTSGAAAFFLPAAVGRLGIAMTGIGIVWLVHARTGSYAAAGLVTGGFAVADAVAGPQLGRLVDRFGQVRVLPCALVAHAGAVALLLAGAVPDLVAGVLVGATLPQLGALSAARWSALLSGERGAALPTAFALEALVNGGSYMAGPALVSVLGAAGHPNAGVLLAAVLVVGGGLALAAQRLTMPPLTGHAERRHAGRALLRPAFLRQVALGLTLGVFFGAMQVSVAAYAVGRGTPDAAALLYFSSNCTNLVGGWAYGAWRHNGSPRRHQAAAAACLTLASLPLTVLDAPLAIGATLALTGLAVPVLLILTSVLTQSSVPRAVLTQAFTWGNSASAAGSAAAAAVAGRVVDAGGAHGGFGVAAGAAGAMTVLALGGRRRPRELSK